From Pedobacter sp. MC2016-14:
CCGGTTTTTATGACATCATCGTTTCTGGTATTTATTTAGTAACGATAATCCTCCTTCCTTCAATTTTAAAATGTACAGATCCAGTCATTTCGAGCATTCTCAAAACCCTTGAAACATTTTTAAAGCGGGAGATGGTACCTCCAAATACTTCGTTACGAAGTTGCTCATCCTCATAAACTACTTTAACATCATACCATCTGGCTACTTTTCGCATGATGATTTCCAGTGGTTCATTATTAAATATGAACTCATTATTTTTCCAGTCTATGGCATGTTCTACTTCAGCATCTGATACTTTTAATGAACTGCCTGATAAAATGGCCTGCTGACCTGGCTTTAAAACCTGTCTTTGCAAAGTTTTGTTCCACAAGATAGAGGTGATCTGTACAGAACCTTCCAGCAAAGATGTTTTAGTAACACCTTCATCTACGTAACTGTTGATGTTGAAATGCGTTCCCAGTACTTGAACCTCTTGTGTATTCGTTTTTACGATGAAGGGATGTGCATGATCTTTAAAAACCTCAAAGTAAGCTTCACCTTTCAATTCCACAATCCGATCCTTTAAACTTGTAAAAGTTGCGGGAAATTTAATGGAAGAAGAGGCATTAAGCCACACCTTAGATTGATCAGGTAACACAATCTGATATTGCTGACCATTTGCCGTTGAGAGTGTATTGTAACTGGTTGATTTATTGCGCCCAGCTGAGCTGCCTTTCTGCAAGCTGTATACAATTTGTCCGTCTACGGTTTTGTTGATGCTTGCGCCTGATTCTTCTGCAAGCTGACCATTAAGCGCATCTGTAAGTGAAATTTTTCGACCGTTGGCTAAAGTAAGTGTTGCACCATTGCGCCCCGCTGGCAAGTCATTTTTTAAAGCATCAATTGAAGTTAATGAGGTATTAGCAGGTTTAGTATAGAAATACAGGCTTAAACCTGCAACAATAATTACAGCGGCTGCGGCCGCCCATGTTTTGATGGATTTTAAAGGGTGGAGTGGAAGAACTTTAACAGCATCCAGTCTGCTTCCAGCCATAACCTGTTTATGGTGTGCTGCGAGTGACAATAAATCGGCCTCGAGCTCCTCAGCAGATAGTGAAAATGGTGCATCAACATTCCATTGTGCGTACCATTGCTCTATAAAAGCAGCTTCATCAGCAGTACAGTTCTCTTGCTGATAACGAATTAACAATGCTTTAATTTCTTCTTCCTGCATAGCTTTAAATGGCTGAATTGTCGGTATACCCGATTTTCAAATATTAAAGACGAATGAGCAGTACCTTGGGGGTAAAGAAATTTTAAAAAAAAATTATAAGGTCAGGAAAAACAAGGACCCCAGTTTAACACGCAGCACCCTTAGTGCATTGTTTACTGTTGTTTTGACGGTTTGTTCAGAAATATCCAGCTGCGCAGCAATTTGGCGATGGGAAAGAAAGCCTTTCCTGCTCAGTTCAAAAATCTCACGCGTACGTGCAGGAAGTGCGGCAATTTCATTTTCAATAATTTCAGCCAGCTGATGTTGTCTTACCAAATGGTCTGTATGACTAAGCCCGTCTTTCTTAAATTGTTGTATTGAACTGATGTATTCCTTCTTGAGCTTCTTCCTTGCCAGAAGATCAAAAATACGGTTTCTGACTGCTTGATATAAATAACCGGATAGCGCTTTTGTAAAGACCAGATCCTCGCGTTTTGACCACAACACTGCAAACAGCTCCTGAACTAAATCTTTGCATTCTTCCCGGTCTTGAAGCCGTTTAAAAGCATGAATGTATAATGCAGCATGATAACGGTTATAAATCTCGTTATAAGCCCCAGCATCGCCGGACTTTAACAATTCAGTTAACCTGTCATCTTCATATGTGCTGTATATACTCATACCTTTTGTTCATCTAATCTACGTACAAATTCTGTAAAAGCTGATTTTACCTGCAATATTAGCAATTTGTGTAAGCTCGTATTCCTAAAATCCAGTTAAACTAAGCATTTCATCCCCTATTTTTTCAGCCTCACCTTGTCTGTAAATAGATCATAAAGGAAAAAAGCTAATTTAGCGCATGGATAATAATGAAAGGCGCATTTGCTTGTACAGCTCCTTATTGATTGCCTTGGTTGTAAATTCTGGCCGTTTATTGGCGTTGAGACCCAATAGCATCATGGCTCGTTATTGGCAGTTTGACTTTGGCGAACTTAGCTTCCAATTGCTTTTTAACCTGGCCTTTTGCTGCTTAATCTTTTATTTAAATCTAGCAGAAGGTACTTTTTTGATGAAGTACCGGAAACGAAAACAATTGGGTCTGTATGTTGCTGCTAATGGATTAGTGGTAGTGACGTGTATGGTTATTGGAAATGCGTTTCAACACCTGCTATTTGCTGGCAATCATATTGGTGGCTCATATAAAATGGGGTATTTTGTGCGTTTTGGACTGAGCAGCGTACTAATTTTTATTATATTGAGGATAATTCTTTTATTAAGAGCTGCCCGGGCTAAAAATGTAATACACGAACAACTAAAGCATGCTTACCTACAGGCACAGTTGGAATTGCTGAAACAACAACTGAACCCTCATTTGTTGTTTAACTCTTTAAGCAGTCTATCGGGTATAGTAAGAGAGGACCCTAAACTGGCTCAATTTTACATTCTACACCTGTCTAAGGTATTTAGACATGCACTGTCTCATTCTGGTTCAAACCTGGTTACACTTGATAAAGAACTTGACACAATTAAATCTTATGCACAATTGCTTAACATGCGTTTTGAACAAGCTTTTTGTTTGGAAATTGATGTGCCACAACCATATCTTCAAGCTCAAATACCACATTTATCCATACAGCCTCTATTAGAAAATGCGGCAAAGCACAATTCGGCAACACTGGCCTCGCCCCTAATAGTTCGCATTTACATTGATGAACAGATGCTTATTGTTAGCAACAATCTGCAAGAGCTTACCGGCCTGGAAGATAGCCACGGTATTGGACTCCTGAACCTGACCGAACGTTTTAGGTTATTGGTTGAAAAGGATATCGAAATAGAAAAAACAGACAATTTTTTTAAAGTAAAACTGCCGCTAACTTTATGAAAACATTGAATATAGTTTTAGTAGAAGATGAGCCGGTTACAGCGCGTAATCTTGCGCATGTATTGCAGTCTATTGATAAAAACACACATATAGTTAGCATACTCAGCAGTGTGTATGATACTGTAGACTGGCTAAGTAGGCATGAAGATGATTATGACCTTATATTTATGGACATCAGGCTTACAGATGGGTTATCTTTTGATGTCTTTAAAAAAGTAAAAGTATTAAAGCCTGTAATATTTGTGACCGCTTATCACGACTTTACTATGGATGCTTTTAAAAACAACGGCATCGACTATATTTTAAAGCCATTTGATGAACAAGAGGTGACCAGGGCGCTGGATAAGTTTAAAACTTTGATAAGACCAGGTACACCAGAAATAGATGCAAACCTGAGCCAGCTGATTGAACGGCTTCAAATAGACATGAAGCCCTATAAAAAATCATTTCTGGTACATTATAGAGCTAAACTTTTACCAATAGAGACGGCAAAAATTGCCTGGTTTTACACCGCTAATGAAATTGTTTATGGACAGATGCTGGATGGCGATCAATACATCTTTGACTTTACCATGGAGCAATTGGAGAAACAAATAGACCCGCAACTGTTTTTTAGAGCCAACAGACAATTCATCATCAACAGGCTGAGTATTATAGAAGTGGATTTTTATTTTAACGGAAGATTGTCTTTAAAAATCAATCCGGCACCTTCAGAACGCGTATTGATTAGTAAAGCGCGCGTCCCTGATTTTAAAGCCTGGATGAATTACTAAACACTTCGGCACCGGATTTTTCAGCTTGACCTGGATTCCTCGTATTTTTCTATACTTATTACTGAACTTTACCTCAAGAGGCATAGCTAAAAAAGAATAAATATTTAAAAGAAAAAAAATGAAGAACAGTAGAATCAAAAAAATACTTACACTGTCTGTAAGTCTGCTAATCATCGCATTTGCAAGGCCAGTAATGGCTCAAAGTAAAACTGCAATGAAGAATAAGACGCCGGAAGAAAGGGCACAATTCCAAACCAATTTATTAAAAGAGAAACTGAGTCTCGATTCTGGGCAAGCGGTACAATTAAATAAAATTAATTTAAAGTATGCCCAAAAAAATGAACCCATTATTAATGGCAATGGAAGCAAGTTTTCTAAACTTAAAGAACTCAAAGACCTTCAAAAGCAAAAGGATGCTGAACTGAAAAATATCTTTACTGCTGACCAGTATAAGCAATACCAGGCTTTACAAGCGGAAATGAAAGATAAAATTAAATCACAATTGGGTAGAAACTAATGGTCTTATGCATTCAAATGAAAAGTATAATGAAAGCGGTTCTTTTTAAAGTTGGTTTAGTATTATGCGTGTTATTATCGGCTTGTTCCAATAGCGTTGATGACTCTATAGATCCGGAAACAGCAGACGATGATCTTGAAGGTCCGATATCCCGCCCTACATCCGGCTACGGTGTTGACGGAGTTTATAAGGTGGCTGAATTGAGTTTTCCTAATACTGAGTACCCTGGCACCCAGGTAACCATCTTTTATCCTCAGGGTACAACTTCTGGCAGACCGACAATTTTTTACGCACACCCTTATGGCGGAGAGGATAAAGAATACAATCGGGGATTATTTGAATTCATTGCAAAGAAAGGTTATGTGGTGGTTTTTGTTCCTTACCCTACAACTGATATCAGTATCGATCACCGGTATCTAACTTTATGGACTGGTTTTACTAAAGCGGCAACTGATTACCCCAACATAATTGACACTAAAAAAGTAGGTTTTATGGGACATTCCTTTGGTGGTGGGGCTTCAATAGGTTTAGCTTATAAAGCATTCACTGAGAAAGGCTGGGGACAAGATGGACGCCTTCTGTTTACCATGGCACCCTGGTATAGTTATCAAATTAGCCCTGCTCAGCTTCTTAACTTCCCCTCTAATACCAAAATGGTTGTTCAGGTGTATGATGAAGATAAGTTTAATGATCATAGGCTAGCCATTGACATCTTTAAAAACATAGGTATTGCTAATGCTGAAAAGGACTTTTATTATCTTAAATCGTCTACGGTGGCCAACTACAGGTATGGTACAGATCACAACCTTCCAAATAGTCGTTCAGCTTATGATGCCTATGATTATTATGGTGTTTATCGTATATTAGATGCACTGATGGATTATAGTTTTAATGGTAATGAGGCCGGAAAAAATATAGCCCTTGGAAATGGTTCTACTGCTCAGGTTACGATGCCAGGTTATAAGAATGAACTCATGGCGCCCCTTGAAGTTACGGACAACCCCTCCCCAAAATATACGCAAAGCAAATACCTGTTTCCATGCAGTAGCCAGGAAAACCCCAGGATTGCAAATTGTAATTGATGAATGATAAAGATGAGAAAGATTGTATACTTATTACTTGTTATGACATGGTTTGGCTCCGCCCTTGGTCAACAGCAGCAGTTTTATAAAGTAGATAGCTGGATTAACCAGAATGCTTCGAACATGGGTGGTCGTTTGATGCTTCTGATATGGAAAGATGGAAAAATAGTTTACAATTGTACGCAAAGCGACATGAGCGTAAGAGACAAAATGATTGTTAAACTGATGGCCAAAAAGCAAGGTAAAACGGCCGACGTTAGTAAATATACCGCAAGTACGCGCCAGCCAATAGCCAGTTGTAGTAAATGGCTAAGCGCAGCGCTTGTAATGACATTTGTAGATGAGGGAAAATTACGACTATCAGATACCGTAGGTAAATTTTTTCCGGTTTTGTCTAAGCATCATAAAGGAGCAATCACAATTAGCCAATGTCTTTCGCATATGACTGCAATACACTCTCCCGACCTAAGGGAGAGCCTGGCAGACCTACGCGATGTTAGCAGCATGGGTGAAATGATAGAAAAGATTGCAGCTTACCCTATGGAAGGCCAGCCGGGTAAGGTTTTTAGATACAGTAATACGGGACTGCAAATTGCTGGTGCAGTTCTTGAAAAAATAAGTGGCAAAAGCTTTGAAATGTTATTTGCAGAAAGGATAGCCGGACCACTAAAGATGAAAAACACAGATTTTGGGCAGGCAAAAGTGGCCTTACCGGCGGGTGGCGCCACAAGCACGCCGGAAGATTATATGAATTTCCTGGTTATGATTTTAAATAAAGGAATGTTTGAGGGTAAGCGCATCTTAAAAGAGAGCAGCATTGCACAAATGCAGGCCAACCGGTTGTCCTCAGATGTTAAAATGGCCTATAGTCCGGCAGAAGCTGGGGGTTTGGGCTATGGCTATGGAGAATGGTTAATGGGCAATGGCGTACTTAGCAGCCCTGGTCTGTTTGGTAGTTTTCCATGGGTAAATAACAATGAGAAATATTGTGCATTTTTAATGGCAAACTACTTAAAAACTGACGCCAGACAGGAAAAGTATGCTGAATTGAGAAAACTAGTGGATGAAGCGATTAGATAATACAAATTGTCTCTTTAGTAAATCAACACATATTTTGAGAAAACCCTCTAGTATTCCATTTTTTTACTTAAATTCATCAAAATTTTTGTAGTAAACGAAAAGTAATACACAATAGTTGCCTTACACTGATTATAAATTAGCTGCTCCACTTAATGAAAAAGAATCTTACGCTCGTTTTTTTTATATGTCTTTTTATTATTTATGATTGTACCGGACAAAGTTTTAGGCCAGAATGGGTCAATACGGTAAGCGGAACTGAACGTTACAGGGCCACCTCTATCGGCAAAGATGCTTCTAATAATATTTATAGCGCCGGACATTTTACTGGAGTTGCAACATTTTATTCTACTGATGGCTCAACCAGACAATTGACTGGGGCAGGAGGTAACGATGCCTACATTGCCAAGTATGCTCCTGATGGCAAAATCATTTGGGTTGTAAAATTTGGGGGCTCTGGTAGTGAGTTGATAAATAATATGACAATCGACGACAATGGTAACGTACTAGTCATTGGTCAATATGCATCAACTATAGATTTTGGTAGCGTCTCCCTATCATCAATAGGGAGTGAGGACATGTTTTTAATTAAATACAATACAAATGGGGGCTTTGTTTGGGCCAAATCATTAGGTGGTTCTGGCATTGAGCGTGGGCATCAGGTTACAACGGACAAAGACCAGAATATTTTTATTACCGGAATTTATGATTCTGTAATAGACTTAGATCCGTCATCAGGGGTAAGTCAATTAACAAATAATACCCCATATTTCAAAAGTCTCATTGCTAAGTATGATGCAAACGGAAATTTAGTATGGTATCAGGCTCTGGGAAGTGGAGCTAGCGGAGATGGATCCTCCGCCACCCCAGTTACGATTGATAAAAACACAGGTGACGTACTGATAGCCGGGGACTTTGTAAGTCAATTTGACTTCAGTTTTACAAACCAGCCTGGAGCAGTTGTTAACCCACAAGGCAGATCAAGTTATTTAGCGAGGTACACAAATAATGGGACATATAAATGGGTTAAAACATTTCCCGGCACTTCTTCTTGCCAGTCTATATGTATCAATGATCAGTTAGATATCATTATGCTCTCGAGATATAGTGGGACATTTTATCCTGGTGGATCAACTGGTCTGGCATTAACCGCCAAAGGCAATACTGATGGGCTCTTGCATGCCTATAATAGCACTGGAATTTTCAAGTGGAGAAAAGTAATTGGCGGAGCAGGCGCTACAGTAACAGTTAATCGTGCATACCTGGATGAGAATCAAAATATCGTTATTTGCGGTATATTAACAGGAAGTGCTGACTTCGATCAGGATTCACCCGATGGGATGTTAAGCCCTGTAAATGGAGGAGCGGGAATATTTTTTGGAAGATATGACAAAGTTGGAAATGCTAAGACATACGCTGTGATAGGCGGAGGCTGTAGTTTAAATGCAGCATATAAAGTAGTGGCTACGAGCAACGCATTTTACATTACCGGCGGATTTTGTCAAACTCTGGATTTTGATCCTTCAAATTGCAATGTGCTAAGTTATACCGCCAAAAATTCGCAGACTGATGCTTACTTAGCTAAATACCTTGACGATCCCCCAACAAATATTGTTAACACAATAATGTCCCCCTTGATTACCTCCTTTTGCAATACTTTAAACCCAGAGAATATCATTGGCTCTGCTGTAAACCAAGCCAGTTATCAATGGCAAAGTGCTGGAGAAGATGGCATCTATACTAATATACAGGGAGCAACTTTTAAGGATTATGATTTACCTGTTATAGATAAGACCACTTATCTACGTAGGGCTGTTACAGTTTGCGGCCAACCATATTATAGCAACCTGATCATTTTTAGTCAAACAAATGTTCCAATTACAAACAATAATATCACCGGTCCGGCGAATGCTGTTTTTTGTGGTGCAAGTAACCCTGATATAATCGCAGGTAGTGTACCGCAGGGTGGCGGTGGAAATTATATCTATCAATGGCAAAGTTCTGCAGACAATTTAACTTTTAATGATATAAACGGCGCCACAGGAAAAGACTATGATCCACCGGTCATACACGCAACTATTTATTACCGGCGTCAAACCACCTCAACAGATTGCATGACATTTTCCAACAGCAATGCAGTTACTTTAACAATTTTACCTATCCCCGCAACTCCTATTCCTTTTGCCCCAACTATAGCGGTATGTGTGGGCACCTCAGCCACGTTTTCAATTGCTGCACCTCTGCAGGGTATATCTTACAAATGGTATCCTACCTCTGCCAGGACCAATTTGCTGCATACAGGAACAAGTTTTACTACTGACCCAATTAACAATACAACCAATTTTTATATTGAAGCCAGCAACGGCTCGTGTATTAGCGCGACTCTAGCTCAAGTGCAAGCCACAATTTTACCGCCAGCACCAGCACCCATCGTCAGTGTTCCTGAACCTAGTTGCGCAGGTAAGATAGTCACATTAAGCATTAACAATCCACAGGCCGGCATCATCTACAAGTGGTATACCTCCTCAACAGGAGGAGACTTAGTGCATACCGGATCTGATTTTAGTACTAAATCTGAAAATATTACCTACTACGCCGAGGCTGTCAACAGTAACTGTGCTTCATTACGAAGAGCAGCTGTAATAAATACACTTACGCCCCCAGCTGCCCCCAATTTGCAAAACCTATCCATCTGTCCTGGAAATACCGCTATAATTAAATCACCAAATGTTACAAATACTATTGTCAATTGGTACAGCCAGTCAACGGGTGGAAATATTATTACCTCCGGAAATGAGTTTACGACTCCTGTATTAAATTCAACAACAACCTATTATGCAGAATCTGTAAGTAGTATCAGCGGTTGTGTTTCTAATCGTACCGCTGTAATCGTTTCCATGGTGAAGGCATTACAATCCCCAATAGTACATGTGGCAACAACAATGTCAAATAGTGTGACCTTTAGTTGGAACGCAATAAGCGAGGCAATTGCTTATGAAGTAAGCATAGATAATGGCATAAGCTTTAAAAACATAGGAAATAAATTAAGCTACACCGTAACCGGGATAAAGACAGGCGCAAGTGTTTCTTTATTAGTCAAATCTAAAGGAACTTCTGCTTGCATGCTCAGTTTAAGTTCAGCGGCAATTACAGGTACCGCTCTTGATCCTATGGCGGGTGAAATATTTATACCCAATGTCTTTTCACCTAATGGGGATGGAAAGAATGATATATTATTTGTGAGAGGTACTTCAATTAAGTCGCTTTTATTTAATGTGTATGACCAGTGGGGAGAGCTAATCTTTAGGGCGAACGACAAGTCTGTAGGATGGGATGGAACTTACAGAGGTAAACTGCAACCAGTAGGTGTGTATGCCTACTATACTGAAATAGTTCAACTTGATGGCAGCAAAGTAATTAGAAAAGGAACAGTTACATTATTACGGTGAAAAAGATAACAATAACTATACTGCTTGCATATGTATCTATATGTAAGCTATCTGCACAGATTGATCCACATTTTTCACAATATTATGCGAATCCATTATGGCTTAATCCTGCGCTTACTGGCGTGGTAGATGGGGATATTCGTTTAAGCTGTAATGTTAAAAATCAATGGGGGCGTGTGGGAACTGGCTATCAAACGCAAGGTTTGGCCGTAGATTATCGGCCTACTAACCAAATAGGCCTTGGATTTACTGCTCTCAGTCAGGGCGCAGGTACCGCAGGATATAAATATTTAGCTGCCTACAGCTCATTCTCTTATGCCGTAGCACTTTCCAATGAATTTGAATGGCTGAACTTTGGTCTTCAAGCTGGCTTAATCAACAGAAGCGTTGATCTTTCTAAATTTCAGACCGATAGTCAGTACGACCCCTCTTTTGGATATAATCCAGGCCTTCCAATTAACGAAAGTTTACTTTCTGAAAATGCCACGATATTTGATGCTGGTATTGGGGTTTTCTATCGTAATGACAATCCTTATAAAAAAGCAAATTATTTTATTGGAGCAAGCGCCGCGCATCTTTCCAGGCCTAATGATCCTTTTGCAACTGATGTTCAGAACTATAGGCTGCCTGTGCGCTTAAATTTTCACGGTGGCGTAAAATTGACGATGTCTAAAAATCTGGGATTGACTCCACACTTTATTTACATCCGGCAAAATAAAAATGAAATAGCGGCAGTCGGTTCTTATTCTGAAATTAGGGTTGAAAACGATGATACTTTAATATTAGGGATTATGTATCGACTTGATGACGCAATCTTAGCCAATATTGGTTATCGCGTAGGACGTTTAGGGATTTGTGCAAGTTATGATTTTAATACATCCGCATTCAACAACGCCACCAGAGGTCATGGGGGTTTGGAATTTGCTTTTAGTTATACATTTGGGAAAGGTGTAATAGGCCTTTCTCCGGTACTCCCAAAGTTTTAGCTACGAATTTAGTAACCGTCTGAATTTAATTTCCTGAAATCATTTGAACAATGGTGCCATACCCCATCCAGATCATAATGGCCACCACAAGGATTCCTGAAACGGTGAGCCATAAAGGTTGCTTATAATCTGCTATGATCCGTGTACGGTAAGCCGCTACGAGCATTATGCCCAATGCAATGGGTAGTATGAGTCCGTTTAATGCCCCTACAGCAAGCAACACCTCTACCGGTTTACCTACAATTTCAAAAATGATACAGGAGATGGAGATAAATACGATGATGATTTCCCTATTGTACTTTAATATCACAGGGTGAAAGCTTTTGATAAAAGAGATGG
This genomic window contains:
- a CDS encoding PorP/SprF family type IX secretion system membrane protein, whose amino-acid sequence is MKKITITILLAYVSICKLSAQIDPHFSQYYANPLWLNPALTGVVDGDIRLSCNVKNQWGRVGTGYQTQGLAVDYRPTNQIGLGFTALSQGAGTAGYKYLAAYSSFSYAVALSNEFEWLNFGLQAGLINRSVDLSKFQTDSQYDPSFGYNPGLPINESLLSENATIFDAGIGVFYRNDNPYKKANYFIGASAAHLSRPNDPFATDVQNYRLPVRLNFHGGVKLTMSKNLGLTPHFIYIRQNKNEIAAVGSYSEIRVENDDTLILGIMYRLDDAILANIGYRVGRLGICASYDFNTSAFNNATRGHGGLEFAFSYTFGKGVIGLSPVLPKF
- a CDS encoding alpha/beta hydrolase, coding for MKAVLFKVGLVLCVLLSACSNSVDDSIDPETADDDLEGPISRPTSGYGVDGVYKVAELSFPNTEYPGTQVTIFYPQGTTSGRPTIFYAHPYGGEDKEYNRGLFEFIAKKGYVVVFVPYPTTDISIDHRYLTLWTGFTKAATDYPNIIDTKKVGFMGHSFGGGASIGLAYKAFTEKGWGQDGRLLFTMAPWYSYQISPAQLLNFPSNTKMVVQVYDEDKFNDHRLAIDIFKNIGIANAEKDFYYLKSSTVANYRYGTDHNLPNSRSAYDAYDYYGVYRILDALMDYSFNGNEAGKNIALGNGSTAQVTMPGYKNELMAPLEVTDNPSPKYTQSKYLFPCSSQENPRIANCN
- a CDS encoding sensor histidine kinase, which gives rise to MDNNERRICLYSSLLIALVVNSGRLLALRPNSIMARYWQFDFGELSFQLLFNLAFCCLIFYLNLAEGTFLMKYRKRKQLGLYVAANGLVVVTCMVIGNAFQHLLFAGNHIGGSYKMGYFVRFGLSSVLIFIILRIILLLRAARAKNVIHEQLKHAYLQAQLELLKQQLNPHLLFNSLSSLSGIVREDPKLAQFYILHLSKVFRHALSHSGSNLVTLDKELDTIKSYAQLLNMRFEQAFCLEIDVPQPYLQAQIPHLSIQPLLENAAKHNSATLASPLIVRIYIDEQMLIVSNNLQELTGLEDSHGIGLLNLTERFRLLVEKDIEIEKTDNFFKVKLPLTL
- a CDS encoding LytTR family DNA-binding domain-containing protein — protein: MKTLNIVLVEDEPVTARNLAHVLQSIDKNTHIVSILSSVYDTVDWLSRHEDDYDLIFMDIRLTDGLSFDVFKKVKVLKPVIFVTAYHDFTMDAFKNNGIDYILKPFDEQEVTRALDKFKTLIRPGTPEIDANLSQLIERLQIDMKPYKKSFLVHYRAKLLPIETAKIAWFYTANEIVYGQMLDGDQYIFDFTMEQLEKQIDPQLFFRANRQFIINRLSIIEVDFYFNGRLSLKINPAPSERVLISKARVPDFKAWMNY
- a CDS encoding serine hydrolase, with the translated sequence MRKIVYLLLVMTWFGSALGQQQQFYKVDSWINQNASNMGGRLMLLIWKDGKIVYNCTQSDMSVRDKMIVKLMAKKQGKTADVSKYTASTRQPIASCSKWLSAALVMTFVDEGKLRLSDTVGKFFPVLSKHHKGAITISQCLSHMTAIHSPDLRESLADLRDVSSMGEMIEKIAAYPMEGQPGKVFRYSNTGLQIAGAVLEKISGKSFEMLFAERIAGPLKMKNTDFGQAKVALPAGGATSTPEDYMNFLVMILNKGMFEGKRILKESSIAQMQANRLSSDVKMAYSPAEAGGLGYGYGEWLMGNGVLSSPGLFGSFPWVNNNEKYCAFLMANYLKTDARQEKYAELRKLVDEAIR
- a CDS encoding gliding motility-associated C-terminal domain-containing protein translates to MKKNLTLVFFICLFIIYDCTGQSFRPEWVNTVSGTERYRATSIGKDASNNIYSAGHFTGVATFYSTDGSTRQLTGAGGNDAYIAKYAPDGKIIWVVKFGGSGSELINNMTIDDNGNVLVIGQYASTIDFGSVSLSSIGSEDMFLIKYNTNGGFVWAKSLGGSGIERGHQVTTDKDQNIFITGIYDSVIDLDPSSGVSQLTNNTPYFKSLIAKYDANGNLVWYQALGSGASGDGSSATPVTIDKNTGDVLIAGDFVSQFDFSFTNQPGAVVNPQGRSSYLARYTNNGTYKWVKTFPGTSSCQSICINDQLDIIMLSRYSGTFYPGGSTGLALTAKGNTDGLLHAYNSTGIFKWRKVIGGAGATVTVNRAYLDENQNIVICGILTGSADFDQDSPDGMLSPVNGGAGIFFGRYDKVGNAKTYAVIGGGCSLNAAYKVVATSNAFYITGGFCQTLDFDPSNCNVLSYTAKNSQTDAYLAKYLDDPPTNIVNTIMSPLITSFCNTLNPENIIGSAVNQASYQWQSAGEDGIYTNIQGATFKDYDLPVIDKTTYLRRAVTVCGQPYYSNLIIFSQTNVPITNNNITGPANAVFCGASNPDIIAGSVPQGGGGNYIYQWQSSADNLTFNDINGATGKDYDPPVIHATIYYRRQTTSTDCMTFSNSNAVTLTILPIPATPIPFAPTIAVCVGTSATFSIAAPLQGISYKWYPTSARTNLLHTGTSFTTDPINNTTNFYIEASNGSCISATLAQVQATILPPAPAPIVSVPEPSCAGKIVTLSINNPQAGIIYKWYTSSTGGDLVHTGSDFSTKSENITYYAEAVNSNCASLRRAAVINTLTPPAAPNLQNLSICPGNTAIIKSPNVTNTIVNWYSQSTGGNIITSGNEFTTPVLNSTTTYYAESVSSISGCVSNRTAVIVSMVKALQSPIVHVATTMSNSVTFSWNAISEAIAYEVSIDNGISFKNIGNKLSYTVTGIKTGASVSLLVKSKGTSACMLSLSSAAITGTALDPMAGEIFIPNVFSPNGDGKNDILFVRGTSIKSLLFNVYDQWGELIFRANDKSVGWDGTYRGKLQPVGVYAYYTEIVQLDGSKVIRKGTVTLLR
- a CDS encoding RNA polymerase sigma factor; amino-acid sequence: MSIYSTYEDDRLTELLKSGDAGAYNEIYNRYHAALYIHAFKRLQDREECKDLVQELFAVLWSKREDLVFTKALSGYLYQAVRNRIFDLLARKKLKKEYISSIQQFKKDGLSHTDHLVRQHQLAEIIENEIAALPARTREIFELSRKGFLSHRQIAAQLDISEQTVKTTVNNALRVLRVKLGSLFFLTL
- a CDS encoding FecR family protein → MQEEEIKALLIRYQQENCTADEAAFIEQWYAQWNVDAPFSLSAEELEADLLSLAAHHKQVMAGSRLDAVKVLPLHPLKSIKTWAAAAAVIIVAGLSLYFYTKPANTSLTSIDALKNDLPAGRNGATLTLANGRKISLTDALNGQLAEESGASINKTVDGQIVYSLQKGSSAGRNKSTSYNTLSTANGQQYQIVLPDQSKVWLNASSSIKFPATFTSLKDRIVELKGEAYFEVFKDHAHPFIVKTNTQEVQVLGTHFNINSYVDEGVTKTSLLEGSVQITSILWNKTLQRQVLKPGQQAILSGSSLKVSDAEVEHAIDWKNNEFIFNNEPLEIIMRKVARWYDVKVVYEDEQLRNEVFGGTISRFKNVSRVLRMLEMTGSVHFKIEGRRIIVTK